In Candidatus Neomarinimicrobiota bacterium, the DNA window GTTGTTAGGCGGCGTTTGATTGTTCTCTTTTACCCAAATAACTTCACCCCAGTGCTTTGCGTTATAGAAGCTGAACTCTGCTCCCAATGCCAGCGACCAGCCGGCTTTCGTGAAAGTAAATCTGGGGAGCCATCCCCATTGTGATTTATCAACGTTCTTCTTTCGCACGAGGTCAGTGGTTTCAACACCAACGAGGTTATACTCGACAGGATTTCTGTCAGATTTATAATCCTGAAAGAAACCGTCGCCCTTTACATGGAAGAAGGTGTTCTCGAATCTGATTTGTTCATTTATTCTCCAGTCGTTGATTAACTGATAGTGGCTTTGTAAAAAATCGTCCACCTGCTCGTCGAAGAATTCATTTTCTTCGCTTGGCGAATAAAAATTTGAGCGGCGCAGATCGTCATCATCTAAGAGATCCTTACCGATACCGAACCATGCGAATTTTGCCACCAATGGTCCACCGAATACGTTAAACGTGGTCGTCATATCACGGTCATAGCGGCTGCCGGATAAAAAATACGACCATGAATCGACGCCGGAGTCTGTCCGGTATCCGTCCGTTCGTAATTTGGAAAATCTTCCGTAGGCGGAATACTTGTTTTCAATGTAGCCGGTTCCAAAAGAAAAATTTAATCTTCGCGTATTGTAACTACCGGACGTTCCTGAAAGAGTAATTCCCGGTTCTGTGCCGGCGCCTTTCGTCAGTATATTAATCGAACCTCCGATAGCGGCAGTCCCATATAGTGAGTTACCGACGCCTCTTTGAACCTGAACGTCTTGTATATTGGCGGAGAGGTCTGCTATATCATAAAAATAAGTCACGTGGTCTTCCGGGTCGTTCAGCGGAACGCCATTCAGGGTTACGGCAACTCTTGTGGCGTCAAAACCCCTGATTTTTATCTCCGTGTAACCCATTCCGCTTCCGGTCATGGAATAGGAGTAGAGGCTCGGGATTTCGTCGAGGAGCATCGGGAGTTCCTGAGAGGAATATTTTTCGGTCAGCGTCCTTGAATCCACATTACTGAATGCTACCGGGGTTTTCCCGCTGATCGCCCGGGTTGCGCTCACCACAACGTTTTCTCCTTCGAGTATCCTCGGATAAAGAGAAAAGAGCACAGAAAGAGCGGTCTGTCCGACCGTTATCTTTTGTTTCCGGACATCGTACCCGATCACACCCGCGCTTATGGTGAATTCTCCGGCCGGCACGCCGCGAATAATGAATTGACCGCTTTCATTTGTGGCGGCGCCGAACGTAGTGCCTTCTATGAGTACGTTAGCTCCAAAAATAGGCTTGTTATCTATGGCGTTTCTTACGCTGCCTGATATTTCACTGCTGATTTGAGCGTTGGAGAATATTGGAACGAGTGTAATAATTACTCCGGTGATGATATTCAGATAATTCATTTTGCCTCCCTCCGCTGGTATTATCCAGATCAGGTTGTAAGGGTATGTTCTCAGGCGGTATGGAGGAACCGCCACCCCTGTTGTTTCTCTGATAACTTAAGTTTTTAAATGCAAAGAAGCAATACTCTGTTTTGTGCGGTCGGGACTTGCCCTCTTTTCAAAGGAGGGGATACGAAACCTCCTCCCTCGAGGGAGGTGTCCCGAAGCTTCGGGACGGACCTGCCCGACTAATGTCAGGCGGGGGGTGTGATTCTGATGTTTTCTTCAAAAATATCGTCACCGAACGATTACACCCCTCGTCCCGGCAGCTGCCGGGACACTCCCCTCAAGGGGAGAGAATCTGAGGTGCAGTCGGGGGTTAACGATATGACAAAAACCTCTTAAAAACCGTTTTAAGAGTTAACACGTGCTGCCTGTACTCAGATGAGTAGAGGGAAAAAGTTAATCAGCGATTATAGACAAACGTAACGACTTCAGGGAGGAGCTTAAAAGCGATTATCAATCCGTAAGAACTCCAGAGCACTGCCTTGCGCCAGTTACGTCGTTCAACGGATCTGCCCTCATCGGAAATTTTGACGGAGGAAGAGGCAGTTCCGTTTTTTCCATATTCCATGTAGTAGGCTGCACCGAGCAGTAGGATTGTAGCGGTTACATTATAAATTCTGTTCTCGGCAAACCACGGACCGACGTTGAGTCCCCCGAGCCCGATCAGGTTCAAAGTAGCGGGACCTACGCAGCAGAGCGTGGACATGAATCCCGTGACTATCGCCGCCGTCGATGCAAACAAACTCCAGATCATTTCAAATTTTCCATCTTACACTTTCTGTGCGAGTCAGGGCTTGCCCGACTTTACAAAGGAGGGGAAACGAAACCTCCTCCCTCGAGGGAGGTGTCCCGTCCCGAAGTTTCGGGATCGGGACGGACCTGCCCGACTAATGTCAGGCGGGGGGTGTGATTTTGATGTTTTCTTCAAAAATATCGTCACCGAACGATTACACCCCTCGTCCGGCTGAGCCGGACACTCCCCTCAAGGGGAGAGAATCTGAGGTGCGGGTCGGGACAAACCCTGACTGCCACATGAGGATCAACTTGTATTTTCCATTAATGAAGCTAACAAGCTACTATACCAGACTGAATTGAGGCGGGTCAGTAGTTAAATTCGCGCGGGCGCCTATCGGCAGCGTTACTCTTGTATCTATGTGACCATATGCGAAATTCATGACAACAGGGAAATTATACCCTTTAAGCGCCGAATCGAGGATAGGTTTGAACTCTTCAAACTGGTCGGCATCATCGGGGAAACAATCTTTGAACTCTCCGAGAACCAAGCCGGATATTTTATCAAAAACACCCTGATACCTGAGATGATGAAAGTGCCTGTCGAGCCTTCCCGGGTTCTCTCCTAAATCTTCCAACACTAATATCGCTCCTTCCAAGTTCGGCATATAAGGTGTGCCGAAATAGGGAAGTAATACTGTAAGCGTGCCTCCAATTATGTTTCCGGCTGCCTGCCCATTCTTGTAGACGAGCAGCGGCTGATTCTTAGGGTTTGATATTGATGGACGTTCCATCAGAGTTCTCCACAGCATCTCCTCGGAAAAATTATCGAAATTTCCACCCATATCGCTTGCTACCATCGGTCCGGAATATGTTACAACACCGGATTTTGCCAACAGTGCAGCTGATAGAGCGGAGATGTCGCTGTACCCGACAAGAATCTTGGGGTTGGAACTTATCAGGTCATAGTCTAAGTGATTGAGGAGTCTTTGTATTCCGTATCCGCCGCGCACGCAAAAGAGCGCGTTGATTTCCGGGTCTTTCCAGAAATTTATGAATGAACTCAATCGCTCTTCGTCGCTGCCGGCAAGATAGCCGTCTGCGTTTGAGAGATTATCCGCTATTTTAACCATAAAACCTCGGTCGGCGAGATAAGCCAATCCGTTTTCGACTTTGTCCGAATCGGCGGCTGAGCAGGGCGCGATTACCGCGATGCCGTCGCCTGCCTTCAATTTAGGGGGCAGCTGATATTTCATTTTAATTTATTCATTCAGTTCCAAATCGAACGGATAAACTAACCTTCGTGAAAAAAAATCTCAAGGGAATTCACCTTGCGGATTAGCGGGTGGTGGATTTACCTTTTGTGAGGTTTTTTTCAATTCATCATAGCGCGGAGAAGAGATGATAAACATAGTTTGGCTTTTATTGATCGTTATCGGTGTAGGCGTGGCGATTGTGAACTCCATCGTCCACGGTGACCTCGAACCGCTCAGAGCGGTCACGAGCGGCGCCTTCAACATGTCGAAAACTTCTATCGAGATAGCCATAGGTCTGATAGGGTTGATGATGCTCTGGTTGGGTTTGATGAAGTTAGCCGAGGAGTCCGGATTGATAAACATCATCGCAAAACTCGTCAAGCCTCTGATGATACGGCTTTTCCCGGGCGTTCCGGCGGATCATCCGGCGATGGGCGCGATGATAATGAACATCTCGGCGAATATGCTGGGGTTAGGGAACGCTGCGACTCCGCTCGGACTGAAGGCGATGATGGAACTGCAAAAGCTGAACGAGAACGATGAGGTCGCCACGGACGCAATGGCTACTTTTTTAGCCTTGAACGCCTCGAGCGTGACCATCATACCTTCGACTGTAATAGGTATACGCGTTGCGACAGGTTCCGCCGATCCGGCACGGGTGATCGGGACGATACTATTTGCGACCATCTGCTCGACTATAGTGGCGCTGACACTCGCAAAACTTTTAGGAAAGATGAAACGGTACAGAACAGCCGGCATGGAACCTAAACCGGAACAACAACAGACATAGGAGGCGGGTATGTTTCAGTCAATCATAGAAGGAATCTCGGCGATCGCGATACCGCTCGTACTTATCACTATCCCCTCATACGCCTATTTCAAAAAAGTGAAGGTCTATGAAGTGTTCGTAGAGGGCGCGAAGGAAGGATTCAACGTCGCCGTTAGGATAATGCCGTTTCTCGTGGCAATTTTGGTGTCCGTAGGTATTTTCAGGGCATCGGGCGCTTTGAATTATATAACGGTTCTGCTCGCTCCGATAACTAATTTTATCGGTATGCCGTCCGAGACGATACCGATGGCGTTCATGATGCCTTTGTCCGGCAGCGGAGCGATAGGAGTTATGACCGACTTGCTGAATACGTACGGTCCCGACTCGTTCATAGGTCTGTTAACGTCAAGCATGATGGGTTCGACTGAAACGACGTTCTACATCCTCGCGGTGTATTTCGGGTCAGTAGGAATTAAAAACGGAAGGCATACGCTGCCAGCGGCGCTTGCAGGAAACATAGCCGGAATATTGGGGGCGGTACTGATAAGCAATTTAGTGTTTGGTTAACTGAATAAGACTGTTTAAGAACTGAAGGGAAAAATTCTGGTTGATCTGAATCGAACGGGAATTTCTGAATTCAATTTCTGCCCGCAGTGCGGAAGTGATAAGATAGAGCTTCAACACGTAGATGAACGGGAAAGGGCGGTCTGTTCAAGCTGCGGCAAAGTACTCTACCAAAACCCGATTCCCTCCGTTGTAGGGATCTCTATAATAGATGGAAAGATCCTCCTTGTAAAACGCGGAGTGGAGCCGGATATCGGTTCATGGTGCTTGCCGGGCGGATTTATGGAACTCGGCGAAACGTCGGTTGAAGCGGTTATCAGAGAGCTCAAAGAGGAAACGGGAATCGGTGTGATCCCCCGGGAAGTTCTAATGGTGGATACGACGATCGGTGGTTTTTACGGCGACGTTGTGGTAATAGCTTACGAGATAACGTTAGAAAGCAGTGAGTTCACTCCCGGTGACGACGCATTAGAAGTAAAGTATTTTAATTATGACGAGCTGCCGCGTTTAACGTTTCAAAGTCACAAGCTGATAATCGACCATGCGTTTGAAGGATTGGAATCCCACTCAGATAAATAATAACAATAAAAGGGGAATAGATAATGGACTACGACATGACAAAAGTAGTTGATGGGAGCTATGAGGATACGATAGAGAAAGTCACGGAAGAACTCAAGAAAGTAGGATTTGGGATTCTTACAACCATAGACGTGAAAGAGACGCTGAAAAAGAAGATTGGTGCCGATTTCAGAAAATACATTATTTTGGGAGCGTGCAACCCGAATCTCGCCCATCGGGCGTTACAATCCGAGATTGAAGTAGGTCTTCTCCTTCCCTGCAATGTGATAGTTTACGAGGAAGAGGAGGGTAGAACTACGGTTTCGATTTTAAACCCCGAGATAATATCGGAGGTTGCTAAGGATTCTGCCGCTCTGAAGGAGGTTTCTTCCGAGGCTAAGAGCCTGTTGACCAAGGTGCTGAATAACGTCTGACGAACCTTAATGAAGGACGGCGAATTTCCTGCTGAAGGTTTTGCCCTTTACGATTAGCACGGCGAAGTAGATACCCGAGGCAGCAAACCCACCCTTATCATTCTTGTGATTCCATGGGAAAAGATAGGAGTTCGGAAATATAAAACCCCGGTCGACCGTCGCCACTCTCTCGCCCAAGATGTTGTAGATTATCAGAGAATAATCAACCCCACCGTTGTATTCTTCATCGTCAGGGATATTAACCGGTATATTAGACATGCCGGTATGAGATGGATTGGGGAATATATTGCCTATCGTAAGAGCTTCGAGTGAAGTTGTGTCGCATTCGACCTGCCCTGTATAGTTTATCGCCGCCATAACGTCTACTATCCCCCATCCGCTGTCGTTGTTAGGAAAGCACGAATTGCTTGCGCTGTTTTTCATCGCTTCCCGCAGCTCGAGAGCAGTCCAATCCGGGTGCGCTTCGAGCACGAGCGCCGCCGCACCCGCAACGAGCGGTGTCGAGAAGGAAGTGCCAGATGAAAGACCGAAAGCAGAATCGGTCGCTCCGCTCGCGCTTGCGGCAAACTCACCCCTTGCCATGAGGTCGGGTTTTATTCTGCCGTCGGCGGTGGGACCTCTTGAGCTGAAAGTAGCAACTGATCCGGAAGAGTTCACAGCTCCCACAGAGATCACATAATTGCCGTCTGCGGGAGCCCAGAGGGAAGTGGGGTTTGAACCTTCATTACCCATGGCGTTCACTACGGTGATTCCTTTCATTACAGCGAAGTCTGCCGCGATGGTGATAAGCGCTGTGTTGCCGTCAAGATCATCGACCGAGTAATCATCCATGTCTTCCACGAAATCAAGATATACAAGAGAAGAGCTTATGATGTCTGCACCCAGTTCTTCAACCCATTCAGCCGCGGCTATCCAATTATCCTCTTCTGATTTCAGGTCGGGAAAAACCCTGCCGTCTTCCGTTTTTGCGAGAATGAAACTCGCGCCGTATGCGGCGCCTATCAGAGCTCCTTCCTGAAATCCACCGACTACCGACCAGGTACTCGTGCCATGTCCATGAATGTCTTCGCCTGCCTCGTCTTGAACGTTATCGTCGTTAAATACAAAATCCTTCTGGGCGATGAGTCTGTTCTGGTCGATAATGTGCTTAAATGCATTGTGGGTTACTCTGACCCCGCCATCAAACATGGCGATGATTACACCTTTCCCCGAATATCCGGATTCGTGTGCGGCGACGACGTTTATCTGCGTAAGCTGCGCCAGGGAGGGTCCGTAATCAAACTGAGCCGAACCTGAACTCTTTTTCAACAGATTCTCAAACGCACCGTCCGGCGGCGGTGGTGAAACCTTAAATTTTTTGACCCGTTCTATTCGGGCGACAAACGGTAGTCGGGCAATTTTATCTAAGTCACTCAGTTCGATGTCGGCGCTCACGGCGTTGAACCATCGGCTGACTTGCCTGATGTCAACCGTGAGATCCTTTACAGCATCTATATACGACTGTTCGACCGGCAGGTCGCTGAAGTCGATGGGATTTCCGGATTTATAGCGGTTTACGAGACTTCGCTTGCTTCGTGATTTGGTATATTCACTGATTTTTTCATTCAGCGTGTTAATATCTTCGATTTTTTTATCACTGAAAAACAGCCAGACCGGTATGATCCGGTTGGATTCCTGAGGGATTTTATAGAGTCCTGTGAGCAAAGGAGATTCGGTCACAGGTCTGTTCAGATCCGTTTGTATGTACGGAAACGTAGGGTTGCCGCTCCCATTAGATGAGCCGGCAGAGCCGATTAAGAGTAAGCAGATCAGTAGAATTGCTCTGATCAAAAAATGGAGCACTAAGATACTTGCTCGAGCCGTACGGTGAAATGACGCAAAACGGGAGCTTCGTAAGTGATTTTCAATCCCTTGATCTTTTCGCGGTTCTTGTAAAGATTTATCAACGCCTCAGCGACATAGTTCATCTGCATATTCGTATAGACCCTTCTTGGAATCGCAAGCCTGACGAGCTCGAGGTCGGGATATACGGTTTCTCCCGTTTCCGGATCTTTATGAGCAAACATCAGACTGCCGATCTCAACCGCTCTTACACCTGCTTCAATATAAAGAGCCGCAGTGAGCGCCTGGGCGGGAAATTGGTCGCGGGGAATATTCGGCAGGAAACCGAGAGCGTCTATATAGATCGCATGACCTCCGGGAGGAAGGACTATCGGAATTCCGTTTTCGGTGAGCATCTCGCCGAGGTTTCCGACCTGGTTTATCCGAAACGAGAGATACTCTTCGTCCGTTACCTCACCGAGACCGACTGCGATTGCTTCGAGGTCTCTTCCCGCCAATCCGCCGTAGGTAGGGAACCCTTCCACGAGTATGAGCAGGTTAGTGATCTTTTCCGCTATTTCGTCAGAGTTGAGAGCAACGAAGCCGCCTATGTTGACAAGTCCGTCCTTTTTTGCGCTCATCGTACAGCCGTCGGCGTAAGAGAACATCTCTTTTGCTATATCCCTAATCAAATGATCCGAATAACCTTCTTCCCGCTGCTTTATGAAATAAGCGTTCTCGGCAAAACGGCAGGCATCAAGAATAAATGAAATTCCATTTGCGTGCAGCAGTTCGCTTGTTCCTTTGATGTTCTGCATGCTGACCGGCTGGCCGCCGCCCGTATTATTGGTTACGGTCAGCATTCCCAGCGGTATATTTTCTTTGCCGTGTTCGAGAATGGTCTTCTCCAATTTTTCCAGGTCGATATTTCCTTTGAACGGATGTAGATTGGAGGGGTCCTTAGCCTCATCGATAACTAAATCCAGCGCAATTCCATTGTTTTGTTCGACGTTCGCTCTCGTGGTGTCGAAATGACTGTTATTAGGTATGAAGTCTCCCTCTTTTACGACTGAAGAAAAGAGTAAATTTTCCGCCATTCGACCCTGATGTGTGGGAATTATATGCGAGTATCCCGTCAGGTCTCGAATCACCTTTTCGAAGTGAAAATAGTTCTTGCTGCCGGCGTAAGATTCATCTCCTATCATCATCGCGGCCCATTGTTTGTCCGACATGGCGCTCGTGCCGCTGTCGGTCAACAAATCGATATAGACGCTTTCGGCTGGCAGGTTGAAGACGTTAAATCCTGCTTCATGAAGAAGCTCTTTCCGTTCGGAGTTTGTCGTCCTTTTGAGAAGCTCTACTACCTTTATTCTGAAAGGTTCGGAAGGATATTTCATTAGTGTTGTCTCCTATGGGAACTCAAATTTCTTTTTAACTTATTTCCTCCACAGGAGAAAGTCCATAGCGGGAACGAAGTAGATCAGGATCGCACCAGAAGCTTAGAGTTCGAGCCCTTCCATCGTTTTTTTAACATGACCGGCGGATTCCTGAAGGGCTCTGAGTTCGGCTTCCTGCAGATCGAGTTCGATGATCTCTTCAATCCCTTCGGCTCCGAGCTTCACCGGCACACCCACATAAGCCCCGTCAATGCCGTATTGTCCTGTTAACCAAACTGCGCACGGGAGAATTCTCTTTCTGTCATTAACGATAGAATCAGCCATCTCCACAACGGCGGATGACGGAGCATAATAAGCCGATCCGGTCTTAAGGTATTTGACTATCTCACCGCCTCCGAACCGGGTTCGTTCTAATATAGGCTCTATCTTATCTTCCGATAAGAAGAAACTCAGCGGTATCCCGCTGATCGTCGTGTAGCGCGGGAGCGGAACCATCGTATCTCCGTGTCCTCCGAGAACCATCGCCTGAATGTCTCTGATCGAGACACCGAGTTCCAACGCTATAAATGAACGATACCGCGAAGTGTCGAGAATACCAGCCATACCTATTACGCGGGTAGGATCAAACCCTGAAATTTTCAGCGCTACGTACGCCATGACGTCAAGCGGATTACTGACAACAATAATTATGGAATCTGGCGATTTGCCGGAGACCTGTTCGATAACGGATTTCATGATGTTCGAGTTTGTTTTCAGCAGGTCATCCCTGCTCATTCCCGGTTTTCGCGGAATTCCGGCGGTAATAATTATGAGATCGGAGCCTTCGGTTTCTTCATACCCGTTGGTTCCGATTATCTCGCAGTCAAATCCCTCGACCGGTGAGGACTCGAACATATCGAGACCCTTGCCCTGCGGAATTCCCTCAACAATA includes these proteins:
- a CDS encoding TonB-dependent receptor, whose translation is MNYLNIITGVIITLVPIFSNAQISSEISGSVRNAIDNKPIFGANVLIEGTTFGAATNESGQFIIRGVPAGEFTISAGVIGYDVRKQKITVGQTALSVLFSLYPRILEGENVVVSATRAISGKTPVAFSNVDSRTLTEKYSSQELPMLLDEIPSLYSYSMTGSGMGYTEIKIRGFDATRVAVTLNGVPLNDPEDHVTYFYDIADLSANIQDVQVQRGVGNSLYGTAAIGGSINILTKGAGTEPGITLSGTSGSYNTRRLNFSFGTGYIENKYSAYGRFSKLRTDGYRTDSGVDSWSYFLSGSRYDRDMTTTFNVFGGPLVAKFAWFGIGKDLLDDDDLRRSNFYSPSEENEFFDEQVDDFLQSHYQLINDWRINEQIRFENTFFHVKGDGFFQDYKSDRNPVEYNLVGVETTDLVRKKNVDKSQWGWLPRFTFTKAGWSLALGAEFSFYNAKHWGEVIWVKENNQTPPNNKYYGYETGKQSSTIYTHVVYGIDENTDLMFDVQYQHIGYDFDQNPIGAFKNDYEYSVNYNFLTPRMGINRRLNSSITAFVNFSVANREPRDADIYDADDPYAVPRFELNPDGTPNFSKPLIGQETLYDYELGGAWRNSNAFLKLNLFYMDFRDEIVPTGQVDDIGLRLYYNAVKSIHRGIEADASWSLTNGAYISGNFSLNDNYFVSYNEPGYDIEGKLFPIDRSGNKISGFPDYLAGIKVGYRGSTISSFLYTRFVGGQFLDNSGTADLSINAHRIVNFFLSYDYNNAGNAIPIRIQLNVNNILDTKYETSGYVYYYQGFIPEYIPAALRNAYITVTLKF
- a CDS encoding NUDIX domain-containing protein; the encoded protein is MELGETSVEAVIRELKEETGIGVIPREVLMVDTTIGGFYGDVVVIAYEITLESSEFTPGDDALEVKYFNYDELPRLTFQSHKLIIDHAFEGLESHSDK
- a CDS encoding S8 family peptidase, which gives rise to MIRAILLICLLLIGSAGSSNGSGNPTFPYIQTDLNRPVTESPLLTGLYKIPQESNRIIPVWLFFSDKKIEDINTLNEKISEYTKSRSKRSLVNRYKSGNPIDFSDLPVEQSYIDAVKDLTVDIRQVSRWFNAVSADIELSDLDKIARLPFVARIERVKKFKVSPPPPDGAFENLLKKSSGSAQFDYGPSLAQLTQINVVAAHESGYSGKGVIIAMFDGGVRVTHNAFKHIIDQNRLIAQKDFVFNDDNVQDEAGEDIHGHGTSTWSVVGGFQEGALIGAAYGASFILAKTEDGRVFPDLKSEEDNWIAAAEWVEELGADIISSSLVYLDFVEDMDDYSVDDLDGNTALITIAADFAVMKGITVVNAMGNEGSNPTSLWAPADGNYVISVGAVNSSGSVATFSSRGPTADGRIKPDLMARGEFAASASGATDSAFGLSSGTSFSTPLVAGAAALVLEAHPDWTALELREAMKNSASNSCFPNNDSGWGIVDVMAAINYTGQVECDTTSLEALTIGNIFPNPSHTGMSNIPVNIPDDEEYNGGVDYSLIIYNILGERVATVDRGFIFPNSYLFPWNHKNDKGGFAASGIYFAVLIVKGKTFSRKFAVLH
- a CDS encoding DUF302 domain-containing protein, which produces MDYDMTKVVDGSYEDTIEKVTEELKKVGFGILTTIDVKETLKKKIGADFRKYIILGACNPNLAHRALQSEIEVGLLLPCNVIVYEEEEGRTTVSILNPEIISEVAKDSAALKEVSSEAKSLLTKVLNNV
- a CDS encoding tryptophanase, which produces MKYPSEPFRIKVVELLKRTTNSERKELLHEAGFNVFNLPAESVYIDLLTDSGTSAMSDKQWAAMMIGDESYAGSKNYFHFEKVIRDLTGYSHIIPTHQGRMAENLLFSSVVKEGDFIPNNSHFDTTRANVEQNNGIALDLVIDEAKDPSNLHPFKGNIDLEKLEKTILEHGKENIPLGMLTVTNNTGGGQPVSMQNIKGTSELLHANGISFILDACRFAENAYFIKQREEGYSDHLIRDIAKEMFSYADGCTMSAKKDGLVNIGGFVALNSDEIAEKITNLLILVEGFPTYGGLAGRDLEAIAVGLGEVTDEEYLSFRINQVGNLGEMLTENGIPIVLPPGGHAIYIDALGFLPNIPRDQFPAQALTAALYIEAGVRAVEIGSLMFAHKDPETGETVYPDLELVRLAIPRRVYTNMQMNYVAEALINLYKNREKIKGLKITYEAPVLRHFTVRLEQVS
- a CDS encoding LD-carboxypeptidase — its product is MKYQLPPKLKAGDGIAVIAPCSAADSDKVENGLAYLADRGFMVKIADNLSNADGYLAGSDEERLSSFINFWKDPEINALFCVRGGYGIQRLLNHLDYDLISSNPKILVGYSDISALSAALLAKSGVVTYSGPMVASDMGGNFDNFSEEMLWRTLMERPSISNPKNQPLLVYKNGQAAGNIIGGTLTVLLPYFGTPYMPNLEGAILVLEDLGENPGRLDRHFHHLRYQGVFDKISGLVLGEFKDCFPDDADQFEEFKPILDSALKGYNFPVVMNFAYGHIDTRVTLPIGARANLTTDPPQFSLV
- the mdh gene encoding malate dehydrogenase, whose protein sequence is MKITVVGAGHVGEMTAVRLAEKGLARQIVLVDIVEGIPQGKGLDMFESSPVEGFDCEIIGTNGYEETEGSDLIIITAGIPRKPGMSRDDLLKTNSNIMKSVIEQVSGKSPDSIIIVVSNPLDVMAYVALKISGFDPTRVIGMAGILDTSRYRSFIALELGVSIRDIQAMVLGGHGDTMVPLPRYTTISGIPLSFFLSEDKIEPILERTRFGGGEIVKYLKTGSAYYAPSSAVVEMADSIVNDRKRILPCAVWLTGQYGIDGAYVGVPVKLGAEGIEEIIELDLQEAELRALQESAGHVKKTMEGLEL